In Aedes albopictus strain Foshan chromosome 3, AalbF5, whole genome shotgun sequence, the following are encoded in one genomic region:
- the LOC109413689 gene encoding ras-related protein Rab-4B — MSEEYDYLFKFLIIGRAGSGKSCLLHHFIENKFKEDSSHTIGVEFGSRIVNVGGKSIKLQIWDTAGQERFRSVTRSYYRGAAGALLVYDTTSRDSFNVLSNWLNDARTLASQNICILLVGNKKDMEEEREVTFLEASTFAQENELIFLETSAKTGENVEEAFLKCSKTILAKIETGELDPERIGSGIQFGDTSKRSGTGLAGNRQQTSGRRRTPDCAGGCRT, encoded by the exons ATGTCCGAAGAATACG attatctcttcaaatttctcatcatcgGTCGGGCTGGTAGTGGAAAGTCGTGCCTGCTGCATCACTTTATCGAAAACAAAT TCAAAGAGGACAGTTCGCACACGATCGGTGTCGAGTTCGGATCTCGCATAGTCAACGTCGGTGGCAAGTCCATCAAGCTGCAAATCTGGGACACGGCCGGCCAGGAGCGGTTCCGCTCGGTCACCCGATCCTACTACAGAGGAGCGGCCGGTGCCCTACTGGTGTACGACACAACCTCCCGGGACAGCTTCAACGTCCTCTCGAACTGGCTGAACGATGCCCGGACGCTTGCCTCGCAGAACATTTGCATCCTtctggtgggaaacaagaaagaCATGGAAGAGGAACGGGAAGTAACCTTCCTGGAGGCGAGCACCTTTGCCCAGGAGAATGAGCTGATCTTTTTGGAAACGAGCGCCAAAACCGGGGAGAACGTCGAGGAGGCGTTCCTCAAGTGTTCGAAAACGATCCTGGCCAAGATTGAAACCGGCGAGCTGGACCCGGAGCGGATTGGCAGCGGTATTCAGTTTGGTGACACTTCAAAGCGAAGTGGAACGGGACTGGCCGGAAATCGACAGCAGACTAGTGGCCGACGCCGGACGCCGGATTGCGCTGGGGGATGCCGCACCTAA